The Girardinichthys multiradiatus isolate DD_20200921_A chromosome 7, DD_fGirMul_XY1, whole genome shotgun sequence region GCCTTGAAGAGCTTAAAAGAACTGTAAATTTGTGTGTTAGTTCAATTAAAGTCACCAAAAACTGTTTTCCATTTACCTGAAACAGGATGCAGGTTTCATCATGTGAGGTTAAAACATGGCTTCAGACTTGAACCTGTCATAATAATGCATTTCAAAAACAGCTGGGAACAATGGTTTAGCAGCAATAATAATGTTCAACCAAATTCAGCATTCTACATTTACATGTCTAAatactgttttcattaaatattgTAGTTAAAAATGATTCTGTAGCCAAGAGTATGATTCATGTTgatgaggaaataaaaactttctgaATCAGCATGCGTTTGTACCATGAGTTTTAATGGTAATTTACACAGGTAAGTAAATCCACTTCTTGATACTTGAGATAGACATTTATTGATCCAAATAAACTTGAAGAACTAAGAGAAAGCACTATGAAATGACTAAAGTCCTTAGCGATGACAAACATGACAATTAGTTTCCTTCAGAACGGATTTGAACAATAACATTTGGTCTGACAAAGCAATACATGTAATTAGTTCAGGTGAATAaatttccacctgagctgtaaacAACTCTATTAAGTGCACTGAACTCGAGTTGCTTGTAGGACGCAGCCCACAGCAACTGAGCAAGGACCTTCATCCCAAGATCGTCGCTCGGGTGAACCTGCAACACACAAGTCACATAACACATTCACTCATCAACATGAAGCACTAGTAACATTTTGAGAGCAACAAATATAAATTCAAACTTACGCCATCCCTGCTCCACATGTTCAAGCTGCTCCGGGGGAAATGTTCAACTGTCGAGAGGTAGCGAACATCTGaaggagagaggaagacaaCAGTCATTCCTAATGCCGCTCAGACTAACACTGTAGTGATTTAATGATAAAGAGAGACACCTAGCACTAGTCTGTTTTTCACTAATTTTGTGTTAATTCCAACTTTAATTGGTAGTGAGCTGAGAACACATTGGGAACGTTTAGGCAATTGCACCTGGGacagatactaaaattttagtataaaaataaatcGTGAACATCACTTACTTCTCCGAGCAGCCACACGGTGGTACTCCTGCCGCAGCAGTTGTTGCAGGTCTTCCTCAACGGTGAGACGTGGAGGAAAGTCCACAACAACCACCTGTATGATTGAATCAAAGTAAATAACACAAATTAACATACatactacatatatatatatatatatatatatatatttaagaacAAATGCAGTGAATATTAGACTTACGTTAGGGCAGAGGTTGCCGACGGCGAGCAGCAGCCCCTCGAAGTCCGCGCCCGACTGCTGCAAGGTCCTTCTGGCTTCCAAGTTGTTGCCGGGTGCCAGAAGACAGACTACCTCGGGGGTCCGAGGCAGAACTGCTCCCAGCACCTCACGCCTCAACTCGTCCGCCGAGGCCCCGGGGGTTGCAAGAAACCCAAAGGAGAGGTTACCCTCTGGCATGGGGACGAACTCATCAACGAAAGCACGCAGAAGGGAGTCACCA contains the following coding sequences:
- the LOC124871210 gene encoding uncharacterized protein LOC124871210, encoding MPRKGRRSEAAKKRWRTLDQEDLQGSQPDVAKPRTSPPTVQAWTPTQSSEKKMSRLLESPGQVVCQEEPRRPLTSLVSRRGTGRRHRVLKWPVSRVTFRSHKLVLPAEVPEKRFVLLVGDSLLRAFVDEFVPMPEGNLSFGFLATPGASADELRREVLGAVLPRTPEVVCLLAPGNNLEARRTLQQSGADFEGLLLAVGNLCPNVVVVDFPPRLTVEEDLQQLLRQEYHRVAARRNVRYLSTVEHFPRSSLNMWSRDGVHPSDDLGMKVLAQLLWAASYKQLEFSALNRVVYSSGGNLFT